A single region of the Deefgea piscis genome encodes:
- the nusB gene encoding transcription antitermination factor NusB, with protein MTEAIVAPRPKPKSARRRAREFAVQGTYQWLMTRDTVNNIDLFIHNSTSYFNKCDEALYRGILFGVIKDAGALTKALEPHVERPLEEVSIVEMAILYTGAFEIISMPETPYPVIINESIELAKTFGGSDGHRFVNGVLDKLAALVRAEEFAAAAAKRR; from the coding sequence ATGACTGAAGCCATCGTAGCACCTCGTCCAAAACCCAAATCGGCTCGTCGCCGTGCGCGTGAATTTGCCGTTCAAGGGACTTACCAATGGCTAATGACGCGGGATACGGTCAATAATATTGATCTTTTTATTCACAACAGTACTTCTTATTTTAACAAGTGCGATGAAGCTTTGTACCGTGGCATTTTGTTTGGCGTGATTAAAGACGCCGGTGCTTTAACCAAAGCACTTGAGCCACACGTTGAGCGCCCATTGGAAGAAGTTAGCATCGTTGAAATGGCGATTTTATATACTGGCGCTTTCGAAATTATTTCAATGCCAGAAACACCATATCCGGTCATTATCAATGAGTCGATTGAATTGGCCAAAACATTTGGTGGTTCAGACGGTCATCGTTTTGTGAATGGTGTACTCGACAAGTTGGCCGCTTTGGTGCGCGCCGAAGAGTTTGCTGCTGCGGCAGCAAAACGTCGTTAA
- a CDS encoding low molecular weight protein-tyrosine-phosphatase produces MQKVLMICTGNICRSPTADGVLRHKVLSQHLAGQIEVDSAGTQSYHVGEAPDRRAQKHALHRGYDLSSLRARQVNAMDFAEYDLILAMDKSHLAYLKQHCPVAHQHKLRLFMTFATQSTEREVPDPYYGGDAGFELVLDLIEDACDGILQSLR; encoded by the coding sequence ATGCAAAAAGTGCTGATGATTTGTACCGGTAATATTTGCCGCAGCCCGACGGCGGACGGTGTGTTGCGACATAAAGTGCTGTCGCAGCATTTGGCGGGGCAAATTGAAGTCGATTCCGCTGGAACGCAAAGTTATCATGTGGGTGAGGCGCCCGATCGTCGCGCGCAAAAACATGCTTTACACCGAGGTTATGATTTATCTTCTTTACGCGCTAGGCAAGTGAATGCCATGGATTTTGCTGAGTATGATTTGATTTTAGCGATGGATAAAAGTCACCTAGCTTACTTGAAACAGCATTGTCCAGTTGCTCATCAGCATAAGCTGCGCTTATTTATGACTTTTGCGACTCAATCGACTGAACGTGAGGTGCCTGATCCTTATTACGGTGGGGATGCGGGTTTTGAGTTGGTGCTTGATTTGATTGAAGATGCATGCGACGGTATTTTGCAATCTCTGCGTTAG
- the glyA gene encoding serine hydroxymethyltransferase, protein MFSKSQTIAQYDPDLAAAMAAEVVRQHEHIELIASENYTSPAVMEAQGSQLTNKYAEGYPGKRFYGGCEYVDVIEQLAIDRVKALFGAEYANVQPHSGSQANQAVYFSILKPGDTIMGMNLGHGGHLTHGSPANLSGKLFNIVAYGLNENEEIDYDDMERVALETKPKLLIGGASAYALRFDWARMREIADKVGAYFMVDMAHYAGLIAAGVYPNPVPHAHFVTSTTHKTLRGPRGGIILAKAEFEKSINSNVFPTLQGGPLMHVIAGKAIAFKEAATEEFKTYQKQVLLNAQAMAATLAERGLRIISGRTESHVFLVDLRPKGLTGKAADAVLGKAHITVNKNAIPNDPESPFVTSGIRIGAPAITTRGFKEAEAIQVAHLIADVLDNPNDEANLAAVAEKVKALTARFPVYEV, encoded by the coding sequence ATGTTCTCTAAGTCTCAAACCATTGCCCAGTATGATCCTGATCTCGCCGCTGCCATGGCGGCCGAAGTTGTTCGTCAGCACGAACACATCGAGCTGATCGCATCGGAAAACTACACTAGCCCAGCAGTGATGGAGGCTCAAGGCTCGCAACTGACAAATAAATACGCCGAAGGTTATCCTGGTAAGCGTTTTTATGGTGGCTGTGAATACGTTGACGTCATCGAACAACTCGCTATTGATCGTGTAAAAGCTTTGTTTGGCGCTGAATACGCCAATGTGCAGCCGCACTCTGGCTCACAAGCTAATCAAGCGGTGTATTTTTCTATCTTGAAACCGGGCGATACCATTATGGGTATGAATCTGGGTCATGGTGGTCATTTAACGCATGGTTCGCCAGCTAATTTATCAGGTAAATTATTCAATATCGTGGCTTACGGTTTGAATGAAAACGAAGAAATCGATTACGACGATATGGAGCGCGTTGCGCTAGAAACCAAGCCAAAATTGTTGATCGGTGGTGCATCAGCCTACGCACTGCGTTTTGACTGGGCGCGTATGCGTGAAATCGCCGACAAAGTTGGCGCTTACTTCATGGTTGATATGGCGCATTACGCTGGTTTGATCGCGGCAGGCGTTTATCCAAATCCAGTACCGCACGCTCACTTTGTAACATCGACTACGCACAAAACATTGCGTGGTCCACGTGGCGGGATTATCTTAGCTAAAGCTGAGTTTGAAAAATCAATCAATTCTAATGTGTTCCCAACATTGCAAGGCGGCCCGCTAATGCACGTGATCGCAGGTAAAGCGATTGCATTTAAAGAAGCGGCAACAGAAGAATTCAAAACTTACCAAAAACAAGTGTTGCTCAATGCACAAGCCATGGCGGCAACCTTGGCTGAACGTGGTTTGCGGATTATTTCTGGTCGTACCGAATCGCACGTATTCTTGGTTGACTTGCGCCCTAAAGGCTTGACTGGTAAAGCTGCGGATGCCGTTTTGGGCAAAGCACACATTACCGTTAATAAAAATGCGATCCCAAATGATCCAGAAAGCCCATTTGTAACCTCGGGGATTCGTATTGGTGCACCTGCCATTACCACTCGCGGCTTTAAAGAAGCAGAAGCCATTCAAGTTGCGCATTTAATTGCTGATGTATTAGACAACCCGAATGATGAAGCTAATTTGGCCGCGGTTGCCGAAAAAGTAAAAGCATTAACGGCGCGTTTCCCAGTTTACGAAGTATAA
- a CDS encoding TMEM165/GDT1 family protein, with translation MFDTLLVSTGVVAIAEMGDKTQLLSLILAARFRRPLPIVAGIFVATVLNHFAAAWIGQQVAGLISADILRWIVGLGFLAIAAWALVPDKISEEESQVKPYGAFVATTIAFFFAEIGDKTQIATVALALKYTPLWQVVMGTTIGMMLANVPAVYLGSWIAARMHLLQMIRFVAAGVFAILGVLALMGVAG, from the coding sequence ATGTTTGATACGTTGTTAGTTTCAACGGGTGTAGTGGCTATTGCCGAGATGGGCGATAAAACACAATTGCTGTCGTTGATTCTTGCTGCCCGTTTTCGTCGGCCGTTGCCGATTGTGGCGGGCATTTTTGTTGCAACTGTTTTGAATCACTTTGCTGCCGCATGGATAGGGCAGCAGGTGGCAGGTTTGATTTCTGCCGATATTTTGCGCTGGATTGTTGGGCTTGGTTTCTTGGCGATTGCGGCGTGGGCTTTGGTGCCAGATAAAATCAGCGAAGAAGAATCACAAGTAAAACCGTACGGGGCTTTTGTTGCGACAACAATAGCGTTCTTTTTTGCCGAAATTGGTGATAAAACGCAAATCGCAACGGTCGCGTTGGCTTTAAAGTACACCCCATTGTGGCAGGTGGTTATGGGAACAACGATAGGAATGATGCTAGCCAATGTGCCCGCTGTGTACTTGGGTAGTTGGATTGCAGCACGAATGCATTTATTGCAAATGATTCGATTTGTTGCGGCTGGCGTCTTTGCGATTCTAGGTGTCTTGGCCCTGATGGGTGTTGCGGGTTAA
- a CDS encoding riboflavin synthase translates to MFTGIIQAIGQIEAVTPFDGGVRLTIDAGDLDLSNVGLGDSIAHNGACMTVVEQIPNGKYLIDVSDESLRCTVGLDAIGAVNLEKAMRLGDMLGGHLVSGHVDGVGLVRSFDSVGDNRELIILAPAGLAKYLAVKGSVVVNGVSLTTNWIRDVIDGCEFSINLIPHTLSVTTLGAIEPGQRVNLEIDLIARYVERMVSLESK, encoded by the coding sequence ATGTTTACAGGCATTATTCAAGCGATCGGCCAGATTGAAGCCGTTACGCCTTTTGATGGCGGCGTACGCTTAACCATCGATGCGGGTGATTTAGATTTATCGAATGTCGGTTTAGGCGACAGTATTGCCCACAATGGCGCATGCATGACTGTTGTCGAGCAAATACCCAATGGCAAATATTTAATCGACGTCTCCGATGAGTCTTTGCGTTGCACCGTAGGATTAGATGCAATCGGCGCAGTGAATTTAGAAAAAGCCATGCGCTTGGGTGATATGCTTGGCGGTCATTTGGTTTCAGGACATGTGGATGGCGTTGGGCTGGTTCGCAGTTTTGATTCAGTGGGGGACAATCGCGAATTAATTATTTTGGCGCCGGCTGGCTTAGCAAAATATTTGGCAGTAAAGGGCTCGGTGGTCGTCAATGGCGTTTCGTTAACGACTAACTGGATTCGTGACGTGATCGATGGCTGTGAATTTTCGATTAACCTAATCCCACATACGCTGTCAGTGACGACGTTAGGGGCGATTGAGCCAGGTCAGCGCGTTAATTTAGAAATTGATTTGATCGCTCGCTATGTTGAACGTATGGTTTCTTTGGAGTCAAAATAA
- the nrdR gene encoding transcriptional regulator NrdR → MKCPFCGSPDTQVVDSRVSDEGDTVRRRRRCAICDKRFTTFETAEVRMPQVVKQTGQRVEFEREKIRTSFMRALHKRPVPTPLVDEAISRIIQKVLTVGEREIMSRQIGEMVIAELAKLDKVAYIRFASVYRSFQDVEDFRDVIREVSKE, encoded by the coding sequence ATGAAATGCCCATTTTGCGGTTCACCCGACACTCAAGTCGTGGATTCTCGCGTTTCTGACGAAGGGGATACTGTACGTCGTCGTCGTCGTTGTGCGATTTGCGATAAGCGTTTCACCACTTTTGAAACTGCTGAAGTACGTATGCCGCAAGTAGTGAAGCAAACTGGTCAGCGTGTTGAATTTGAAAGAGAAAAAATTCGCACCAGTTTTATGCGCGCCTTACACAAGCGCCCAGTGCCAACCCCTTTGGTTGATGAAGCCATTTCCCGAATTATTCAAAAAGTACTGACTGTTGGCGAACGAGAAATTATGTCGCGACAGATCGGTGAAATGGTGATCGCTGAGCTCGCCAAGCTCGATAAAGTCGCCTATATCCGCTTTGCCTCAGTGTATCGCTCATTTCAAGACGTTGAAGATTTTCGTGACGTCATTCGTGAAGTCAGCAAGGAATAG
- the ribD gene encoding bifunctional diaminohydroxyphosphoribosylaminopyrimidine deaminase/5-amino-6-(5-phosphoribosylamino)uracil reductase RibD — protein MAWRSIDYLMMAQALHQAKLGQNNTSPNPSVGCVLTKNDQIISMGHTQAAGGAHAEVMALRAAGSAAQGATAYVTLEPCSHFGKTPPCANALIAAGVTRVIAALLDPNPLVSGQGLQRLAEHGIVVEHGLMAAEALTHHQGFFSRMIRQRPWLRCKVAASLDGQIALSNGQSQWITGPAARADVQRIRARSCAMITGIATILHDDPQLNVRDFPVERQPIKVILDSQMRTPVSAKILQQGQVLIVAAQETERRLALEAAGAEVILCPDQSGVRIDLAALCDVLAVRGCNEVTLEAGGTLVGAFFAAGLIDELWLYQAPVLLGQGQAMAQFCLSDLSQKQVPTHIARRMVGDDQRIILRFTDPATEWLGK, from the coding sequence ATGGCTTGGCGTTCGATCGACTACCTTATGATGGCTCAGGCGCTGCATCAGGCCAAATTGGGCCAAAATAACACCTCGCCCAATCCGAGTGTTGGCTGTGTTTTGACTAAAAACGATCAAATAATCAGCATGGGCCATACCCAAGCCGCCGGTGGCGCGCATGCCGAAGTGATGGCGCTGCGTGCTGCGGGTTCGGCCGCACAAGGTGCCACTGCGTATGTCACTTTAGAGCCATGTAGTCACTTTGGAAAAACGCCGCCCTGCGCCAACGCGCTGATTGCTGCTGGCGTGACACGAGTGATTGCCGCATTATTGGATCCAAATCCTCTGGTATCAGGGCAGGGCTTACAGCGACTGGCCGAGCATGGCATTGTCGTTGAGCATGGTTTAATGGCTGCCGAGGCATTGACGCACCATCAAGGTTTTTTTAGCCGGATGATCCGTCAACGGCCTTGGCTGCGCTGTAAAGTTGCCGCCAGTTTGGATGGGCAGATTGCACTTAGTAATGGGCAGTCCCAATGGATTACGGGGCCTGCTGCTCGTGCGGATGTACAACGAATTCGTGCCCGCTCATGTGCGATGATCACTGGCATTGCAACGATTTTGCATGACGACCCCCAGCTCAATGTGCGTGATTTCCCAGTTGAGCGTCAGCCGATTAAGGTGATTTTAGATAGTCAAATGCGCACGCCCGTATCGGCTAAAATTTTACAGCAGGGTCAAGTTTTGATTGTCGCGGCGCAAGAGACAGAGCGCCGATTGGCTTTGGAAGCAGCAGGTGCTGAAGTGATTTTGTGCCCTGATCAATCCGGCGTTCGGATTGATTTGGCTGCACTATGTGACGTATTGGCAGTACGCGGTTGCAATGAAGTGACGCTTGAGGCCGGTGGTACTTTAGTCGGCGCTTTTTTTGCGGCAGGTTTAATTGACGAATTGTGGCTGTATCAAGCGCCGGTATTGCTGGGGCAAGGGCAGGCGATGGCACAGTTTTGCTTGAGTGATTTAAGTCAAAAACAAGTCCCAACGCACATTGCTCGACGTATGGTGGGTGATGATCAGCGCATTATTCTGCGTTTTACTGATCCAGCAACCGAATGGTTAGGAAAATAA
- a CDS encoding CorA family divalent cation transporter, which translates to MGSSTDIVVKHYRQILIWPLQLMPLPEVRGRSRAMGRHWEVMSAMSAAGSPWQPRPTEFDGDPAEFKERHYREFVTFLPYVQRFLYGEGRSEAGDAANYGHSPMHVFRRKDIQQVLMVFKDGKTHHFKVIHLDLYFFYDLDVVILALELGGDNLSLRRVQDAMFRFGRTFPAQWDENETATSCLRKVAWLDAAGDVIASSDYEDRAGYLQHMGQFCAPKMASHWEYLLSPLVMHHSNAVGDLRYRQIEYHRMPMLAYLSFENPFVLSDEDFYRLGTVSRPSDMDALPFSSKVFAAFEANCCYDRFWIPENNSPMASTRLMCNGQAFVMVGMAGNPFFVDPYTGSLGQFRHQYFLLTLIAHFHKASLLMFSDRLAVALAKLNVQDEISIRNFKRETRLLQAAFLRFTQRYWFREVSNQAISSQLFLMLKRQLDTETLYADVRESVQAMSQYLENEDLRRQADTVVRLTVVTILGLVGTTITGFLGMNLFALAEESGWNRLWYFIGVSIPITLLILFTVAKSKSLSEFLDVLSDDRVLWLSKIKQFLHIKT; encoded by the coding sequence ATGGGCAGCAGCACCGATATCGTAGTTAAGCATTATCGACAAATTCTGATTTGGCCGTTGCAATTAATGCCTTTGCCCGAAGTTAGAGGGCGAAGCCGTGCGATGGGGCGTCATTGGGAAGTGATGTCGGCGATGTCAGCTGCCGGTTCGCCTTGGCAGCCCAGGCCAACGGAGTTTGATGGCGACCCAGCCGAATTTAAAGAGCGGCACTATCGAGAATTTGTCACTTTTTTGCCTTATGTACAGCGTTTTTTGTACGGGGAAGGGCGTAGCGAAGCAGGTGATGCCGCTAATTATGGGCACTCGCCTATGCATGTCTTTCGACGCAAAGATATTCAACAGGTCTTAATGGTCTTTAAAGATGGTAAAACACACCATTTTAAAGTGATTCATTTAGACCTGTATTTTTTTTACGATCTGGATGTCGTTATTTTGGCGCTGGAATTGGGCGGTGACAATTTATCGCTCAGACGTGTGCAAGATGCCATGTTTCGTTTTGGTCGTACCTTTCCCGCGCAGTGGGACGAAAACGAAACAGCAACGAGTTGCCTACGTAAAGTAGCTTGGCTCGATGCGGCCGGGGATGTGATAGCTTCTAGTGATTACGAAGATCGAGCAGGTTATTTGCAGCATATGGGGCAATTTTGTGCCCCCAAAATGGCTTCTCACTGGGAGTATTTACTCAGCCCATTGGTGATGCATCATTCTAATGCGGTAGGCGATTTACGCTACCGACAAATCGAATACCATCGAATGCCGATGTTGGCTTACTTGTCATTTGAGAACCCGTTTGTGCTGTCTGACGAAGATTTTTATCGTTTAGGGACGGTTAGTCGACCGAGTGACATGGATGCGCTACCTTTTTCTAGTAAGGTGTTTGCGGCTTTTGAAGCCAATTGTTGTTACGATCGATTTTGGATCCCTGAAAATAATAGCCCAATGGCCTCAACACGGTTGATGTGCAATGGCCAAGCATTTGTGATGGTGGGGATGGCGGGCAATCCATTTTTTGTTGATCCTTATACTGGCTCTCTAGGGCAATTTCGGCATCAATATTTTTTGTTGACATTGATCGCCCACTTTCACAAAGCTTCGTTATTGATGTTTTCTGATCGCCTAGCGGTGGCTCTGGCCAAGCTCAATGTGCAAGATGAAATCTCAATCCGCAATTTTAAGCGTGAAACGCGGCTGCTTCAGGCGGCTTTTTTGCGTTTTACACAGCGCTACTGGTTTCGCGAAGTTTCCAACCAAGCCATCAGCAGCCAATTGTTTTTGATGCTAAAACGCCAGCTAGATACCGAAACCTTGTATGCCGACGTACGAGAATCGGTGCAGGCAATGAGCCAATACCTTGAAAATGAAGACTTACGCCGACAAGCCGATACAGTGGTTCGATTGACCGTGGTGACGATTTTAGGTTTGGTGGGTACGACAATTACCGGTTTCTTGGGGATGAATCTATTTGCTTTGGCGGAAGAAAGTGGCTGGAATCGCTTGTGGTATTTCATTGGCGTGAGTATTCCAATTACGCTGTTGATTCTATTTACAGTCGCTAAATCAAAAAGTTTATCTGAGTTTTTGGATGTGTTATCGGATGATCGAGTGCTCTGGTTGAGTAAAATCAAGCAGTTTTTGCATATAAAAACCTGA
- the ribBA gene encoding bifunctional 3,4-dihydroxy-2-butanone-4-phosphate synthase/GTP cyclohydrolase II, with amino-acid sequence MSQIAPVNEIIAELKAGRMVVLVDEEDRENEGDLVLAADFVTPEAINFMAKFGRGLICLTLDQTRCQQLNLPTMVKNNGSSFGTNFTASIEAAEGVTTGISAHDRALTIQKAVAFGAKASDLVSPGHVFPIMAQPGGVLVRAGHTEAGCDLAMMAGLTPASVICEIMNEDGTMARLPELLEFAKTHQLKIGTIADLIHYRSQTESLVECVGRRMIRTLAGEFELAVYRDKLTAATHLALIKGQPAVDREVLVRVHEPLSVMDWIDLDSSAHSWSIEATLNAISAAGEGVVILLHRTELGSDLLGRALPELKLNPPQKWDLRTYGIGAQMLKDLGVGRMRLMSPERKIPSMMGFGLEITGFIAPEGK; translated from the coding sequence ATGAGCCAGATCGCACCTGTTAATGAAATTATTGCCGAATTAAAAGCCGGTCGCATGGTGGTTTTGGTCGACGAAGAAGACCGCGAAAACGAAGGTGATTTGGTGCTGGCCGCCGATTTTGTGACGCCTGAAGCCATTAACTTTATGGCTAAATTTGGGCGTGGCTTAATTTGCTTAACACTCGATCAAACGCGTTGCCAGCAGCTTAATTTACCAACGATGGTCAAAAACAATGGTTCTTCGTTTGGCACCAACTTTACCGCTTCAATCGAAGCGGCCGAAGGGGTCACTACCGGTATTTCAGCGCATGACCGCGCGCTGACGATTCAAAAAGCGGTTGCTTTTGGTGCTAAAGCCAGTGATTTAGTCTCACCTGGCCATGTATTTCCGATTATGGCGCAACCGGGCGGCGTTCTGGTTCGTGCCGGACACACCGAGGCAGGCTGTGATTTAGCGATGATGGCGGGTTTAACCCCAGCATCAGTCATTTGCGAAATCATGAATGAAGACGGCACTATGGCTCGTTTGCCAGAATTGCTTGAGTTTGCGAAAACGCATCAACTGAAGATTGGTACTATTGCCGATCTAATTCATTACCGTAGTCAAACAGAATCACTGGTCGAATGTGTGGGTCGGCGTATGATTCGCACCTTGGCCGGTGAGTTCGAATTGGCGGTTTATCGCGATAAATTAACCGCAGCAACGCACTTAGCGTTAATCAAAGGTCAGCCTGCAGTTGATCGTGAGGTTCTGGTTCGAGTGCATGAGCCATTATCGGTGATGGACTGGATTGATCTAGATTCATCTGCGCACTCTTGGTCTATTGAAGCGACGTTGAATGCCATCTCCGCCGCAGGTGAAGGCGTGGTGATTTTATTGCATCGCACCGAGCTGGGCTCCGATCTTTTGGGCCGTGCGCTACCTGAGTTAAAGCTCAATCCGCCGCAAAAATGGGATTTACGCACCTATGGGATTGGCGCGCAGATGTTAAAAGACTTAGGCGTTGGCCGGATGCGCCTAATGTCACCAGAGCGTAAAATCCCGAGCATGATGGGATTTGGATTAGAAATTACGGGCTTTATTGCCCCAGAAGGAAAATGA
- a CDS encoding L-serine ammonia-lyase produces MLSVFDLFKIGIGPSSSHTVGPMVAAKTFVDDLLAQGKMLQVRRVSVDFYGSLALTGEGHGSVSAALVGLEGDTPKFVEPERVGLRFQQLKESDAQLLIAGTHPIAFDFQRDVQLHKHLFLKQHSNGIRFRAFDADDVELANDVFFSVGGGFVVSEAEFGQTRESATVPFPFKNAADLLVHCRTQGKSIAQIMMANELATQSEVTVRAQLLEIANVMQQCIHNGCTREGELPGGYHVKRRAPGIFRKMVGMQLTGRADFMLWPMIYAIAVSEENASGGRIVTAPTNGAAGIIPAVLQYYRNFTPNANDAGVVDFLLTAAAIGMLYKMNASISGAEVGCQGEVGVACSMAAGAYCAVLGGTLEQVENAAEIGMEHHLGLTCDPVGGLVQIPCVERNGVAAEKAIKVAQLALMENGEHKVSLDEVIATMYRTGMDMHNIYKETSLGGLALTVGVPAC; encoded by the coding sequence ATGTTAAGTGTTTTTGATTTATTTAAAATTGGTATTGGCCCATCGAGTTCACATACAGTGGGGCCGATGGTCGCGGCAAAAACGTTTGTTGATGATTTGCTCGCGCAAGGAAAAATGCTACAAGTGCGTCGGGTATCCGTTGATTTTTACGGCTCTTTAGCCTTAACAGGCGAGGGGCATGGCTCTGTTAGTGCCGCTTTGGTTGGTCTAGAGGGTGATACCCCTAAGTTTGTTGAACCAGAACGCGTTGGTTTACGTTTTCAGCAACTTAAAGAAAGTGATGCGCAGTTGTTGATCGCGGGGACGCACCCGATTGCTTTTGATTTTCAGCGTGATGTTCAGTTGCATAAGCATCTGTTTTTAAAGCAGCATTCCAACGGTATTCGTTTCCGTGCTTTTGATGCCGATGATGTTGAGTTGGCCAATGATGTGTTCTTTTCGGTTGGTGGCGGCTTTGTAGTGAGCGAGGCTGAGTTTGGTCAGACTCGTGAATCTGCGACAGTGCCGTTTCCGTTTAAAAATGCCGCAGATCTATTGGTTCATTGCCGTACACAAGGCAAGTCCATTGCTCAAATCATGATGGCCAATGAGCTGGCGACTCAATCTGAAGTAACCGTACGCGCTCAGTTATTGGAAATCGCCAATGTGATGCAGCAGTGCATTCATAATGGCTGTACTCGTGAGGGTGAGTTGCCTGGCGGCTATCACGTAAAACGTCGAGCACCAGGCATTTTCCGCAAAATGGTTGGCATGCAGCTAACGGGTCGGGCTGATTTTATGTTGTGGCCAATGATTTATGCGATTGCCGTTTCAGAAGAAAACGCCAGTGGCGGGCGAATTGTAACGGCTCCGACTAATGGTGCCGCAGGGATTATCCCCGCAGTATTGCAGTATTATCGCAATTTTACGCCTAACGCTAATGATGCTGGTGTGGTGGATTTTTTGCTAACGGCCGCTGCGATTGGCATGTTGTATAAAATGAATGCATCTATTTCTGGCGCTGAAGTGGGGTGTCAAGGTGAAGTGGGCGTGGCGTGTTCCATGGCTGCTGGTGCATATTGTGCGGTACTGGGTGGCACTTTAGAGCAAGTTGAAAATGCCGCTGAAATTGGTATGGAGCATCATCTTGGACTGACGTGTGATCCTGTTGGTGGCTTGGTGCAAATTCCGTGTGTTGAGCGCAATGGGGTTGCTGCTGAAAAAGCGATTAAAGTCGCACAATTGGCGCTGATGGAAAACGGCGAGCATAAGGTGAGTTTGGACGAAGTCATTGCGACGATGTACCGCACGGGCATGGATATGCATAATATCTATAAGGAAACATCTTTGGGTGGTTTGGCGCTGACGGTGGGAGTGCCGGCGTGTTAA
- the ribH gene encoding 6,7-dimethyl-8-ribityllumazine synthase, giving the protein MSKNIPTIAPVLSGAGLRIGVVMSRFNTPVCEGLRDVCLTELLALGVAEQDIVLCSVAGALEIPVVLQTMAESDRFDGLIALGAVIRGDTYHFELVANESGAGVTRVGLDFGIAIANAILTTDTDEQAEIRIKEKGRDAARTVVETANLIKALQV; this is encoded by the coding sequence ATGTCAAAAAATATTCCAACAATTGCACCCGTTTTGTCTGGTGCGGGATTGCGGATTGGTGTGGTAATGAGCCGATTTAACACCCCCGTTTGTGAAGGCCTACGTGATGTTTGCCTGACTGAGTTATTGGCGCTCGGTGTGGCCGAGCAAGATATCGTGCTGTGTTCGGTGGCCGGCGCTTTAGAAATTCCCGTGGTTTTACAAACCATGGCTGAAAGCGATCGTTTTGATGGCTTGATTGCACTTGGTGCGGTCATTCGAGGCGATACTTATCATTTTGAACTGGTGGCCAATGAGTCGGGCGCTGGGGTAACACGTGTGGGCTTGGATTTTGGGATTGCAATTGCGAATGCGATTTTAACTACCGACACGGATGAGCAAGCAGAAATTCGTATCAAAGAAAAGGGCCGTGATGCGGCTCGCACTGTCGTGGAAACGGCTAATTTAATTAAGGCATTACAAGTATGA
- a CDS encoding YfgJ family double zinc ribbon protein: protein MNSKPIIVCPDCGKEIEVLKACGASNFFCNHCNELKSSQRVKAANPLVFPAQPEK, encoded by the coding sequence ATGAATTCAAAACCCATCATTGTTTGCCCTGATTGCGGCAAGGAAATTGAAGTGTTAAAAGCATGTGGCGCGAGTAACTTTTTTTGCAATCATTGCAATGAATTAAAGTCGTCACAGCGCGTCAAGGCAGCCAATCCGCTGGTCTTTCCCGCTCAACCGGAAAAATAA